In Tetrapisispora phaffii CBS 4417 chromosome 6, complete genome, a single genomic region encodes these proteins:
- the HOS4 gene encoding Hos4p (similar to Saccharomyces cerevisiae HOS4 (YIL112W); ancestral locus Anc_2.257) — MSDNGNEPPVKKRSLSSYLSNMSSRRQELEQIAIDQKIKEEEDQVRMEKEQQRLEREKLERERLEKERLEKEKLEKERLEKEDLKNEPLEKESREYDKQEHKIYTQEATSDEKLNANITKENLHNDIKTEDKEESPVNINKDNITSDLTDINHYSSINENDTSTNVNLGSILRVDLKNILVEPKKNSFSDSDNDDGDNNDLDDFVVSDDEILSDAPTEPEPLPKAKLTRLVRSDQVSNRKSNSRKKSNENTDSDLSDIEDNKYNVLSSSVFADESFTAKDGIRMIHSSPSKLKREQKFIRTKAEVSSSSTPSLKVRKPKKSIYRDAGGRSKLQIACDKGKFEIVKRLLEEGEIDVNDQDNAGNSSLHEAALNGYIDCVKLLVKYGANVNLISYEMFRDTPLIDAAANGHLDVVKFLLEKGADPTVVNAKGLNAYQSIEEEEDYSSDVINDIMQIKACLMEASDKWDRKKGSMTATPEPDHVKNNEKNNDENIMEDEFHWTNITSKSGREKLLKASRNGNLTYVGLFLENGGRVDFKSFIESIRYGHEDITSLYLAFGAHVNSSLPDGTTPLMAAVGRGHINIVKLLLEAGADKTKKDKKGKTAFYYAINNIHGTPDTNELKLVGSSEELEMFNSGQLKPDVVKYIVDKGDDTKVDNSTRGKHQRSDVEFSESDQDESNRNKKIAKIEVPKTEEQLLEEKAERKRQEEEELRLEKLRVEEERLARKRKEEEEEEDRKRREIEAEEKQKRKEQEEKEERIRKAEEEIRMKKQKEEEEARAEKLKREEEEYRVKMLQQKKKREQELLQKLAEDELKREAEKEKHKLEEDKRIKELELQKERELIKKQEEIEINHRRQVRALYPIGLKLINFQSDGILSISKLANCLPIYYITNVDDGLKYVLNLQMLLVLQDKVFGDVESDINQSSTSIDITNSNKKLQVWNIFSFLFLFGGNNNRKKIDLGSISLNSRIVFEKKEFIKFSLLPLRWIRWEEIDFQKYEGKYESENGKTLTETLEDSMIEIELTGPFITTKEKIADDSAVREATHKHAPLQLNIDEMPTKFQNRNDVASLVSQLTVARPLW, encoded by the coding sequence atgaGTGACAATGGAAATGAACCACCTGTCAAGAAAAGGTCACTTAGCAGTTACCTTTCTAACATGAGCAGTAGACGTCAAGAGTTGGAGCAAATTGCCATTGATCAGAAGATAAAGGAAGAAGAGGATCAGGTTCGTATGGAAAAGGAGCAACAACGATTAGAAAGAGAGAAATTAGAAAGAGAGAGATTAGAGAAGGAGAGATTGGAGAAGGAAAAATTAGAGAAAGAAAGACTGGAAAAGGAAGATTTGAAGAATGAACCACTGGAAAAAGAATCTAGGGAATATGATAAACAAGAACACAAAATATACACACAAGAAGCTACCAGTGacgaaaaattaaatgcCAATATAACCAAAGAGAACTTACATAATGACATCAAGACAGAAGATAAAGAAGAGTCACCTGTAAACATTAACAAAGATAATATAACTTCCGATTTAACTGatataaatcattataGTAGCATAAATGAAAACGACACTTCTACCAATGTTAATCTTGGATCAATTCTCAGGGTAGActtaaagaatatattagTGGAACCGAAAAAGAACTCATTTTCTGACAGTGATAATGACGATGGggataataatgatttagatGATTTTGTTGTTTCTGATGATGAAATACTAAGTGATGCACCAACTGAACCAGAGCCCCTTCCGAAAGCAAAATTAACAAGACTGGTAAGATCAGATCAAGTATCTAATAGAAAATCCAATTCTCGTAAGAAGTCAAATGAGAACACTGACTCAGATTTATCTGATATCgaagataataaatacaatgTATTATCTAGCAGTGTATTTGCAGATGAATCGTTTACAGCAAAGGATGGAATTCGCATGATTCATTCCTCACCTTCTAAATTGAAACGTGAACAAAAATTCATTAGAACAAAAGCAGAAGTGTCTTCTTCCTCGACACCTTCATTAAAAGTTagaaaaccaaaaaaaagCATTTATCGAGATGCTGGTGGAAGATCGAAATTACAAATAGCATGTGATAAGGGGAAGTTTGAAATAGTTAAAAGATTATTAGAGGAAGGTGAAATTGATGTAAATGATCAAGATAATGCAGGTAACTCTTCACTTCATGAGGCTGCCCTGAACGGGTACATAGACTGTGTGAAACTTCTTGTCAAATATGGTGCTAATGTGAATTTAATCTCTTATGAGATGTTCAGAGATACACCATTAATTGATGCAGCTGCAAATGGGCATCTGGATGTagttaaatttttgttaGAGAAAGGAGCCGATCCAACAGTTGTAAATGCGAAAGGATTAAATGCATATCAATCCATTGAAGAGGAAGAGGACTACAGCAGTGATGttataaatgatataatgCAAATAAAAGCATGTCTAATGGAAGCAAGTGATAAGTGGGATAGGAAGAAGGGATCCATGACTGCTACTCCTGAACCAGATCATGTAAAAAATAACGAGAAGAACAATGACGAAAATATAATGGAAGATGAATTTCATTGGACAAATATCACCTCTAAAAGTGGCAGAGAAAAACTTCTAAAGGCCTCAAGAAACGGTAATTTAACCTATGTAGGTTTATTTCTTGAAAACGGTGGCAGAGTGgattttaaatcatttattgaatCCATACGGTATGGCCACGAAGACATCACTAGTTTATATTTAGCATTTGGTGCACATGTAAATTCTAGTTTACCAGATGGTACCACTCCATTAATGGCTGCTGTTGGCAGAGGTCATATAAACATCGTTAAACTTCTTCTAGAGGCAGGAGCGGATAAGACTAAAAAGGACAAGAAAGGAAAAACTGCATTTTATTATGccattaataatatacatGGGACACCAGACAcaaatgaattgaaattggTTGGTTCTTCTGAGGAGCTTGAGATGTTTAACTCAGGCCAGCTGAAACCCGATGTTGTTAAATATATCGTTGACAAAGGCGACGATACCAAGGTTGATAACTCTACAAGAGGAAAACATCAGAGATCTGATGTTGAGTTTAGTGAAAGTGATCAAGATGAATCCAATcgtaataaaaaaatagcGAAGATAGAAGTACCCAAAACCGAAGAACAATTGCTAGAAGAAAAAGCAGAAAGAAAGAgacaagaagaagaggaacTAAGGCTAGAGAAATTGAGAGTAGAGGAAGAACGACTTGCCAGAAAGAGGAAAGAGGAGGAGGAGGAAGAGGATAGAAAAAGGAGAGAAATAGAAGCAGAGGAGAAGCAAAAGAGGAAAGAACAAGAGGAGAAAGAGGAAAGAATCAGGAAAGCGGAGGAAGAAATTAGAATGAAGAAGCAAaaagaggaagaagaagctAGGgctgaaaaattaaagagaGAGGAAGAGGAGTATAGAGTGAAAATGTTacaacaaaagaaaaagagagAACAAGAGTTATTACAAAAACTTGCCGAGGATGAACTGAAAAGGGAGGCAGAGAAAGAGAAACATAAATTGGAAGAAGATAAGAGAATAAAAGAACTCGAACTGCAGAAAGAACGAGAACTAATTAagaaacaagaagaaatagaaatCAACCATAGACGCCAAGTCAGAGCTCTCTATCCGATTGGATTGAAACTAATCAATTTTCAAAGTGATGGTATCTTAAGTATATCGAAACTAGCAAACTGTCTGccaatatattatattactaATGTAGATGATGGGCTTaaatatgttttaaatttacaaaTGCTACTAGTTCTCCAAGACAAAGTATTTGGTGATGTGGAGTCAGATATTAACCAATCCAGTACTTCCATTGATATTACTAATTCTAATAAGAAGTTGCAAGTATGGAATATCTTTAGCttcttgtttttatttGGAGGTAACAATAACCGTAAGAAAATTGACCTTGGATCAATTAGTTTGAATTCAAGGATTgtatttgaaaagaaagaatttATAAAGTTCTCATTGTTACCATTGAGATGGATCCGTTGGGAAGAGATAGATTTCCAGAAATACGAAGGAAAGTATGAAAGCGAAAATGGCAAGACGTTGACTGAGACATTGGAAGATAGTATGATCGAAATCGAACTTACAGGACCTTTCATCACAACAAAGGAGAAAATTGCAGATGACAGTGCTGTTAGAGAAGCCACCCATAAGCATGCACCATTGCAACTTAACATCGACGAGATGCCAACCAAGTTCCAGAACAGAAACGACGTGGCTAGCCTAGTCTCTCAATTAACAGTCGCCAGACCACTATGGTGA
- the COX5B gene encoding cytochrome c oxidase subunit Vb (similar to Saccharomyces cerevisiae COX5A (YNL052W) and COX5B (YIL111W); ancestral locus Anc_2.258) — protein MLRSSFSSITHIAQRRLIQSHALSKASIAELQNRWESMPPSEQNSIVSKLAARQKLPWTQLTEEEKKAAWYISYGEWGPRRPVLAKGEGVFVTKGVIIGLLISFGVFAGVRELARDDPRTMTKEWQLKSNEYLQSVNANPWTGHDQVQSK, from the coding sequence ATGTTACGCTCTTCCTTCTCTAGCATCACCCACATCGCTCAAAGAAGACTTATCCAGTCTCACGCACTTTCGAAGGCTTCCATCGCTGAACTACAGAATAGATGGGAATCTATGCCCCCTTCAGAACAAAATTCAATCGTCTCAAAATTGGCTGCAAGACAAAAATTACCTTGGACCCAATTAACtgaagaagagaaaaaagCCGCGTGGTATATATCCTATGGTGAATGGGGACCAAGAAGACCTGTCCTAGCAAAGGGTGAAGGTGTTTTCGTAACCAAAGGTGTTATCATCGgtttattaatttcttttggtGTATTTGCAGGTGTAAGAGAACTTGCAAGAGATGACCCAAGGACAATGACCAAAGAATGGCAATTGAAATCAAACGAATACTTACAATCCGTCAATGCAAACCCTTGGACTGGTCACGATCAAGTTCAATCGAAATAA
- the HPM1 gene encoding protein-histidine N-methyltransferase (similar to Saccharomyces cerevisiae YIL110W; ancestral locus Anc_2.259), whose protein sequence is MSFSFGFTGNDLEDDELDGSNSVTNIVTDATIVNPLDEPRLLADETFQPTLENLQLILESLSGVRLTFEEFQTPLTNTTLYRRELFDIKHQLMSEDLENDSATDKTELEILIGGTSEDVRKNVYEGGLKSWECSIDLVDALVDLKARYCTLSNYDTILELGCGTSLPTEYIFKNHLQENEDKGLNLILSDYNKSVLRLVTVPNLIITWAKTVLDTVQWNDLQTKSSPDMPVRDDELMLTPELLTLFLSDLKNRNITVNIISGTWSRRFDELTKSVISPNAKNIMMLTSETIYQPENLTIVAETIIDLKTYYQQNAINLTCLLAAKDIYFGVGGSIVEFENYLTKQIELQNLNIVHKTFKIDAGLKRSIMHIE, encoded by the coding sequence ATGTCGTTCTCATTTGGGTTCACAGGAAATGATCTGGAAGACGATGAACTTGACGGTTCTAACTCTGTCACCAACATTGTTACTGATGCAACAATTGTTAATCCGCTAGATGAACCTCGTCTGCTTGCGGATGAAACCTTTCAACCAACATTGGAAAATCTGCAATTGATTCTGGAATCGCTATCTGGTGTAAGATTAACGTTTGAAGAATTTCAAACACCATTGACAAATACAACACTATACAGAAGAGAGTTATTCGATATCAAACACCAGTTAATGAGCGAAGATTTGGAAAATGATTCTGCTACAGACAAGACGGAACTAGAAATACTGATAGGGGGCACATCGGAAGATGTTAGAAAGAATGTTTATGAAGGTGGATTGAAATCATGGGAATGTTCTATTGATTTGGTGGATGCATTGGTTGATCTCAAGGCAAGGTATTGCACTCTATCGAATTACGATACAATATTAGAGCTAGGTTGTGGAACATCGTTGCCTactgaatatatttttaaaaatcaCTTACAAGAGAATGAAGATAAAGGTTTGAATCTAATTTTATCAGATTATAATAAGTCTGTATTGAGATTAGTTACAGTCCCAAACTTAATAATTACGTGGGCGAAAACTGTCTTAGATACTGTTCAGTGGAATGACTTGCAAACTAAATCTAGTCCTGATATGCCAGTGAGAGATGATGAATTGATGCTAACCCCAGAACTATTAACGCTATTCCTTTctgatttgaaaaatagaaatataACTGTGAACATCATATCCGGTACATGGAGTAGACGTTTCGACGAGCTGACTAAATCAGTAATATCTCCTAATGCTAAAAACATTATGATGTTAACTTCAGAAACTATATATCAACCCGAAAATTTGACAATTGTTGCAGAGACAATTATAGACTTAAAAACGTATTACCAACAAAATGCCATTAATCTTACATGTCTACTGGCTGCAAAGGATATATATTTCGGTGTTGGTGGTAGTATCgttgaatttgaaaactatttaacaaaacaaaTCGAGTTGCAAAATCTAAATATCGTGCATAAAACATTCAAGATTGACGCTGGCTTAAAAAGATCTATAATGCATATAGAATAg
- the TPHA0F01190 gene encoding zinc metalloproteinase family protein (similar to Saccharomyces cerevisiae YIL108W; ancestral locus Anc_2.263) gives MSGNIELFNLNDGDELVSPALILHGKVNNDENGKSIKVFHPQLPSLSYPINENHFRATVILTPGENKFTLSTDTGNSTSIIKVNYTPMLNDQPIHLCLLVAKDSEYVYDSPKTQIEKEGGHGLELAIKKMKLGGRLMQAYTNEQMLRNGFGNRTFQFVEEFAKDTLFKSQQAMRSTIKVHILHSDRTVSEIRDHDVAQQNRSAKRSGALYEFAMEAMVKYGGPFVTSEKPVQAAVMFMDAHWDKIFITGHAALGGGNDMFKLAIFGSHGLYSWPSTMEDIVEYFTDSTLVSKEEVANDNDECGSHWECLTVTLGAFLHEIGHSLGCPHQEYGVMLRGYPVFNRSFLTKEAFSTRTNSYGVAAPIADDTECRWHRLDLLRFLYHPSFTLPSDYYDETFSRPSKIGSFTSPRASVFPLGEKTCQIKSDTGVYSIEIFCGDLAHGYFEYLPKSLGGTGPQKNITLTLEDFHKKIPDHLLAKFGNSFGVKILSINAPEAYIEDFASLLNVEYISMGDYGFDESIKGIKSITFGSTTAGDSTGIIAFDSRKVNCVRVFHGHALDGLQVFSKGAVATFGNETAKFTDFEIEEDEHITGFNVRSGQWIDAIQILTSKGRKSEMLGNPTGGGLGLLSPPDGFHILGLQGTISQWVQGVGIIYGELN, from the coding sequence ATGTCAGGTAACATTGAGctatttaatttgaatgatGGAGATGAGCTTGTCTCCCCAGCATTGATTCTTCATGGCAAAGTAAATAATGACGAAAATGGCAAATCTATTAAAGTGTTTCACCCTCAATTGCCATCTCTGTCGTACCCTATTAATGAAAACCACTTCAGAGCTACTGTCATATTAACTCCAggtgaaaataaattcactTTAAGTACAGATACAGGAAATAGTACAAGCATTATTAAGGTTAATTACACACCAATGTTAAACGATCAACCGATTCATTTATGTCTCCTAGTTGCTAAAGATTCCGAATATGTATATGACTCTCCAAAGACTCAGATAGAGAAAGAAGGTGGCCATGGTTTGGAGCTCGCCATTaagaaaatgaaactaGGTGGCAGATTAATGCAAGCATATACCAATGAACAAATGTTACGTAATGGATTTGGTAACAGAACCTTTCAATTTGTAGAAGAATTTGCAAAGGATACTTTGTTTAAATCTCAGCAAGCAATGAGATCAACAATCAAAGTTCATATTTTACACAGTGACAGGACTGTAAGTGAGATTCGTGATCACGATGTTGCTCAACAAAATAGATCAGCAAAGAGATCCGGTGCTCTGTATGAGTTCGCAATGGAAGCTATGGTTAAATATGGTGGCCCATTCGTAACTAGTGAAAAACCAGTTCAGGCTGCTGTTATGTTTATGGATGCTCATTGggataaaatattcatcacAGGTCATGCTGCACTGGGTGGTGGTAATGATATGTTCAAACTAGCCATATTTGGTTCCCACGGTTTATATTCGTGGCCATCAACTATGGAGGATATTGTCGAATATTTCACTGACAGTACCCTTGTATCTAAGGAAGAGGTTGCAAATGACAATGATGAATGTGGTTCTCATTGGGAATGTTTAACTGTAACTTTAGGTGCTTTCTTGCATGAAATTGGCCACTCACTTGGGTGTCCACATCAAGAATACGGTGTTATGTTAAGAGGTTATCCTGTCTTTAATAGATCTTTCTTGACTAAAGAAGCCTTTTCAACCAGAACTAATAGTTATGGTGTTGCTGCCCCTATTGCAGATGATACCGAATGTAGATGGCATAGACTTGATTTATTAAGATTTTTATATCATCCTTCGTTTACACTACCTTCTGATTATTATGATGAGACATTCTCCAGACCTAGTAAAATAGGTTCTTTTACTTCTCCAAGAGCATCTGTTTTCCCATTAGGCGAGAAAACCTGTCAAATAAAGTCTGATACCGGTGTATATTccattgaaatattttgcGGTGACTTAGCTCATggatattttgaatatttaccAAAGTCTTTGGGTGGCACTGGCCCacagaaaaatattacttTGACTTTAGAAGATTTTCATAAGAAAATTCCTGACCATTTATTAGCTAAATTTGGTAATTCTTTTGgtgttaaaatattatctattAACGCTCCGGAAGCATATATTGAAGATTTTGCCTCCTTATTGAACGTTGAGTATATATCAATGGGCGATTATGGATTCGATGAATCAATTAAAGGcattaaatcaattacaTTTGGTAGTACTACAGCAGGAGATTCTACTGGAATAATAGCATTTGACTCAAGAAAAGTGAACTGTGTTAGAGTTTTCCATGGACATGCTTTAGATGGTTTACAAGTCTTTTCAAAAGGAGCTGTTGCTACATTCGGTAATGAAACTGCTAAATTTACCGATTTTGAAATAGAAGAGGATGAACATATTACAGGTTTTAATGTAAGATCAGGTCAATGGATTGATgcaattcaaattttaacTAGCAAAGGCCGTAAATCTGAAATGTTAGGTAATCCTACTGGTGGTGGATTAGGCTTATTGTCTCCACCTGATGGATTCCATATCCTTGGTCTGCAAGGTACAATTTCTCAATGGGTTCAAGGTGTAGGTATCATTTATGGTGAATTGAATTAG